One genomic region from Xyrauchen texanus isolate HMW12.3.18 chromosome 16, RBS_HiC_50CHRs, whole genome shotgun sequence encodes:
- the LOC127657173 gene encoding gremlin-2-like — protein MFWKLAITAILVWTLCVSTETKKLRPQGSIPSPYKLKGNDLSSPSLSLASLRQHKSPRRQKGKHDVLSSSQEALVVTERKYLKSDWCKTQPLRQTVSLEGCLSRTVINRFCYGQCNSFFIPRHLMSQTLLHRSQKTAPVPDHNSSFQSCAFCRPSRITTVTVRLHCPGLQPPYRQRKVQRIKQCKCVSVNVNTA, from the coding sequence ATGTTCTGGAAGCTGGCAATAACTGCCATTTTGGTGTGGACCCTTTGCGTATCCACGGAAACCAAGAAGCTACGCCCTCAAGGTTCCATCCCTTCCCCTTACAAGCTAAAGGGCAATGATTTGTCATCACCATCCCTCTCGCTAGCATCATTGCGGCAGCACAAGTCCCCACGTCGACAGAAAGGTAAACATGATGTGCTGTCATCGAGCCAAGAGGCCCTAGTGGTCACTGAGAGGAAGTATCTGAAGAGCGACTGGTGCAAAACACAGCCGTTACGTCAAACGGTTAGCCTGGAGGGATGTCTGAGCCGAACCGTGATCAACCGTTTCTGCTACGGCCAGTGTAACTCATTTTTCATCCCACGCCACTTGATGTCCCAAACCTTGTTGCATCGAAGTCAAAAAACAGCACCTGTGCCAGACCACAACTCTTCATTCCAATCCTGTGCATTTTGCCGGCCAAGCCGGATAACCACGGTTACTGTACGGCTTCACTGCCCTGGGCTACAGCCGCCATACCGACAACGGAAAGTGCAACGCATCAAGCAATGCAAATGTGTGTCTGTTAATGTCAATACTGCGTAA